In Aegilops tauschii subsp. strangulata cultivar AL8/78 chromosome 3, Aet v6.0, whole genome shotgun sequence, one genomic interval encodes:
- the LOC109735688 gene encoding L-type lectin-domain containing receptor kinase IX.1-like, giving the protein MAPWRLHPELLLAVAALFAASAAADYTPRDTASVCSPKRNYTDGSQYEINLDQLLHGLHDGAVGNGGFFETSRGIYPDKVYGQAMCYADCEWTKCQLCLQVAPSYVMIKGCPYSRQAAIMYDCCYQRYSDRKFSGHADLFGNGFDYIDGRSYADAMNETRWKLVTQLMAEAAGSALRFATGSQTYVDSHGNSQVMYGLVQCSRDLSATDCTDCLNNIAQASMIRNATIANYRRYGCYITYTPNAIDIRSSADLPQRRPKRRLVWTVCAAVTGSVVLLICISISVRLFLRHLERTPSPCRVYQEDDEAMENEFMKGTGPRQFRYRELAAATDNFSEDKKFGEGGFGSVYRGFLKDLRLEVAIKRVSKGSKQGRKEYASEVRVISRLRHRNLVQIVGWCHAREQLLLVYELMPNSSLDVHLHRADNVLWWPVRHKILLGIGSALLYLHEEWEQCVLHRDIKTSNVMLDASFNAKLGDFGLARLVDHDRGSHTTELAGTLGYMDPECTITGRSSTESDVYSFGVVLLEIACGRRPTAARPDGTLIHLAQRVSELYGQGRILDAADARLDGNFDPQEMERVLAVGLWCACHNRDLRPSIRQAINVLRLEVPLPDRIPPVGHAAGPLPMPDSDTGHSSSTSTAQQPI; this is encoded by the exons ATGGCCCCTTGGCGCCTCCACCCTGAACTGCTCCTGGCAGTGGCCGCTCTTTTTGCTGCGTCTGCTGCTGCTGACTACACCCCTCGTGATACAGCGTCCGTCTGCTCACCGAAGAGGAACTACACCGACGGCAGCCAGTACGAGATCAACCTCGACCAACTCCTCCACGGCCTCCATGACGGCGCGGTCGGGAATGGCGGCTTCTTCGAGACCAGTCGCGGCATTTACCCCGACAAGGTATACGGCCAAGCCATGTGCTACGCCGACTGTGAGTGGACAAAGTGCCAGCTCTGCTTGCAGGTGGCACCGTCCTACGTGATGATCAAAGGCTGTCCCTACAGTCGGCAGGCCGCCATCATGTACGACTGTTGCTACCAGCGCTACTCAGACAGGAAATTCTCCGGCCACGCCGACTTGTTCGGCAATGGGTTCGACTACATAGACGGTAGGAGCTATGCGGATGCCATGAACGAGACGAGGTGGAAGCTGGTAACCCAGCTCATGGCCGAGGCCGCCGGGTCGGCACTGCGGTTCGCCACCGGTAGCCAGACATACGTGGACTCGCATGGCAATTCCCAGGTGATGTACGGCCTGGTGCAGTGCTCCAGAGACTTGTCGGCGACCGACTGCACCGACTGCCTTAATAACATCGCACAAGCGAGCATGATCCGGAACGCCACCATTGCTAACTACAGAAGGTACGGCTGCTACATCACCTACACACCCAATGCTATCGACATCCGGTCATCTGCAG ACCTGCCTCAGCGCCGCCCAAAACGACGGCTCGTCTGGACGGTGTGCGCCGCCGTCACGGGTTCCGTCGTATTGTTGATCTGCATTAGCATCTCAGTGCGGCTCTTTTTGCGCCACCTAGAGAGGACGCCCTCTCCCTGCAGGGTGTATCAAGAAGACGACGAGGCCATGGAGAACGAGTTCATGAAAGGGACTGGACCTAGGCAATTCCGCTACCGTGAGTTGGCAGCTGCGACCGACAACTTCTCGGAGGACAAGAAGTTTGGGGAAGGCGGGTTTGGCTCGGTGTACAGAGGGTTCTTGAAGGACTTGAGACTTGAGGTGGCTATCAAGAGAGTGTCCAAGGGCTCCAAGCAGGGGAGGAAGGAGTACGCCTCTGAGGTGAGGGTCATAAGCCGGCTTCGGCACCGTAACCTGGTGCAGATCGTTGGCTGGTGCCACGCCAGAGAGCAGCTCCTCCTGGTCTATGAGCTGATGCCCAACAGCAGCCTCGACGTTCACCTTCACCGTGCAGACAATGTGTTGTGGTGGCCAGTCAG GCATAAGATCCTGCTGGGGATCGGCTCCGCGCTTCTCTACCTACATGAGGAATGGGAGCAGTGCGTTCTGCACAGGGACATCAAGACGAGCAACGTGATGTTGGACGCGTCATTCAACGCTAAGCTTGGCGACTTCGGGCTCGCCAGGCTTGTCGACCACGATAGAGGGTCGCACACGACGGAGCTCGCCGGCACGCTGGGGTACATGGACCCAGAGTGCACCATCACCGGGAGATCCAGCACCGAGTCGGACGTCTACAGTTTCGGCGTCGTGCTGCTCGAGATCGCGTGTGGACGGAGGCCCACCGCGGCTCGGCCGGACGGCACACTGATCCACCTGGCGCAGCGGGTATCAGAGTTGTATGGCCAAGGGAGGATCCTCGACGCAGCCGACGCACGGCTGGATGGGAACTTCGACCCGCAGGAGATGGAGCGCGTGCTAGCCGTCGGCCTCTGGTGCGCGTGCCACAACCGGGACCTAAGGCCGTCCATAAGGCAGGCCATCAACGTGCTACGGTTGGAGGTGCCGCTTCCCGACAGGATTCCGCCGGTTGGCCATGCGGCCGGCCCTCTTCCCATGCCAGACTCTGATACGGGTCACAGCTCTAGCACCAGCACTGCTCAACAGCCAATATAA